Proteins from a genomic interval of Actinoalloteichus hymeniacidonis:
- a CDS encoding pyridoxamine 5'-phosphate oxidase family protein — MASQSLWSVMSIDQREAYLAEAHVAILAIGREGRGPLAVPIWYGYQPGGEVTIRMNRGSTKHRAIEAAGWFSLATQTVTLPYRFVTVEGPVVGIDTPSRQQALEIAERYLPADQAVSFVDTTLNDQSVLVRMRPEKWLSQAQNPGVSPW; from the coding sequence ATGGCGAGTCAATCGTTGTGGTCGGTGATGAGTATCGACCAGCGTGAGGCCTATCTGGCGGAGGCACATGTCGCCATCCTGGCGATCGGCCGGGAGGGACGGGGCCCGTTGGCCGTGCCCATCTGGTACGGCTACCAGCCCGGCGGCGAGGTCACGATCCGGATGAACCGGGGCTCGACCAAGCACCGGGCCATCGAAGCGGCGGGTTGGTTCAGCCTGGCCACGCAGACGGTGACACTGCCGTACCGATTCGTCACCGTCGAGGGGCCGGTCGTGGGCATCGATACGCCCAGCCGCCAACAGGCGCTGGAGATCGCCGAACGTTACCTTCCGGCAGACCAGGCGGTCTCCTTCGTGGACACGACGCTGAACGACCAGTCGGTCCTGGTCCGGATGCGTCCGGAGAAGTGGCTGAGCCAGGCGCAGAACCCCGGTGTCAGCCCTTGGTAG
- a CDS encoding TetR/AcrR family transcriptional regulator, with product MPRVTQDHLDARRRQILDGSRTCFTRHGYEGATVRRLEEATGLSRGAIFHHFRDKESLFLALAEDDAHRMAEVVAEQGLVQVMRDLIAAPAGSEAVDHPAYWLGTRLEVSRRLRTDHEFRARWAERSQELTSATRARLSRQRAAGKLRDDVEVDVLTAYLELVLEGLVSHLARGLSAEAMGPVLDLVEDSVRRHRSSD from the coding sequence ATGCCACGCGTCACCCAAGATCACCTCGACGCTCGTCGACGACAGATTCTCGACGGCTCGCGGACCTGTTTCACCCGTCACGGGTACGAGGGCGCCACGGTGCGGCGACTCGAGGAGGCGACCGGGCTCTCCCGAGGCGCCATCTTCCATCATTTCCGCGACAAGGAGTCGCTCTTCCTCGCCTTGGCCGAGGACGATGCGCATCGGATGGCCGAGGTGGTCGCGGAACAGGGCCTCGTGCAGGTGATGCGTGATCTCATCGCGGCGCCCGCGGGCTCCGAGGCAGTCGATCACCCCGCCTACTGGCTGGGCACTCGCCTGGAGGTCTCCCGGAGGCTGCGCACCGATCACGAGTTCCGCGCCCGCTGGGCGGAGCGCTCGCAGGAGCTCACCTCGGCGACCCGGGCCCGGCTGTCCCGGCAACGCGCGGCCGGGAAGCTCCGGGACGACGTCGAGGTGGACGTGCTCACCGCCTACCTCGAGTTGGTGCTGGAGGGACTGGTCTCGCACCTGGCCAGAGGGCTCTCCGCCGAGGCGATGGGCCCGGTGCTGGATCTGGTGGAGGACTCGGTCCGCCGACACCGTTCGTCCGACTAG
- a CDS encoding hemolysin family protein has translation MSDGMAVLVAVLLLILNAFFVGGEFALLSSRRDRLENLAEQGHKRARTVIKASKEISLMLAGSQLGITMCTVGLGALGEPAVAHQLERVFEPLGVPEALLHPIAFAIALSLVNILHIMLGEMVPKNLAIASPERMAMWLVPAHVGFVRLVRPVIALFNIAANGILRLMKIEPKDEIASAYTAQEMTNLIAESRQEGLLEDSEHRRLAKTLSSAERTVGDVLVPVGELTTIPENPTVGDVEQAVSRTGFSRFPVRSADGRMVGYLHIKDVLEQADADRGALVTAGRIRSLPQVAAEMRLGEALTTLRRAQSHLAAAVGADGEVLGVVALEDLVEEYVGTVRDGTHVRAVPRTAG, from the coding sequence ATGAGCGACGGAATGGCCGTGCTCGTCGCGGTGCTGTTGTTGATCTTGAACGCCTTCTTCGTGGGCGGCGAGTTCGCCCTGCTCTCGTCCCGACGCGACCGCCTGGAGAACCTGGCCGAGCAGGGACACAAGCGGGCGAGGACGGTGATCAAGGCGAGTAAAGAGATCTCGCTGATGCTGGCGGGTTCACAGCTGGGCATCACCATGTGCACGGTGGGACTCGGTGCACTGGGAGAACCCGCGGTGGCTCACCAGCTCGAACGGGTATTCGAGCCGTTGGGTGTTCCCGAGGCACTACTACATCCGATCGCATTCGCGATCGCTTTGTCACTTGTCAACATCTTGCACATCATGCTTGGTGAAATGGTGCCGAAGAATCTCGCGATCGCCTCGCCGGAACGGATGGCGATGTGGCTGGTTCCCGCACACGTGGGCTTCGTGCGGTTGGTTCGACCGGTGATCGCCTTGTTCAACATCGCGGCGAACGGAATCCTGCGATTGATGAAGATCGAGCCGAAGGACGAGATCGCCTCGGCTTACACGGCTCAGGAGATGACGAACCTGATCGCGGAATCGCGCCAGGAAGGGCTTCTGGAGGATTCCGAGCACCGCAGGCTCGCCAAGACGCTGTCCTCGGCGGAACGCACCGTGGGCGATGTGCTGGTTCCCGTCGGCGAGCTGACCACGATTCCGGAGAACCCCACCGTCGGCGACGTGGAACAAGCCGTATCCCGGACGGGCTTCTCGCGGTTCCCGGTGCGCTCGGCCGACGGCCGGATGGTCGGCTACCTCCACATCAAGGATGTGCTGGAGCAGGCCGACGCGGATCGAGGCGCGCTGGTCACGGCGGGGCGGATCCGCAGTCTGCCGCAGGTCGCAGCCGAGATGCGGCTGGGCGAGGCGTTGACCACGCTTCGCCGCGCGCAAAGCCACCTGGCGGCGGCCGTGGGCGCCGACGGCGAGGTGCTGGGCGTGGTGGCGCTGGAGGATCTGGTCGAGGAGTACGTCGGCACCGTGCGCGACGGCACTCACGTCCGGGCCGTGCCGCGAACGGCGGGATGA
- the serS gene encoding serine--tRNA ligase, whose translation MHDPRVLLDPATDAVRKLARRGYQLDLTRLEKLLSSRNSAIQRADEARAESKKVAASVGQAAKRGEDITELREHAKGLKGSIAESEEEHQRLDAELTELLLGIPNLPDDRLPDGATDEFAEEVNVWGERPRFDFEPADHVDIGERLGIFDFPRATKIAGPRFAVLKGAGARLERALASFFLALHTEEHGYTEFGLPAMANRAALTGSGQLPKFEEDLFRTGVADRELFLVPTAEVPLLNLHADEILASEELPLAYTAQTPCFRSEAGSYGRDTRGLIRMHQFSKVELVRFCDPAESDAQLRLMLGHAEECLRRLGLAYRVVTLPAGDIGFSAQYTYDIEVWLPSQQRYREISSVSDCGVFQSRRAGIRTRTKDGKRGFAATLNGSGLAVGRTIVAILEQNQQADGSVRIPEALVPYIGTDVIRP comes from the coding sequence ATGCACGACCCGCGCGTTCTGCTCGACCCGGCCACCGACGCCGTGCGCAAGCTCGCACGACGTGGCTACCAGCTTGACCTGACGCGACTCGAGAAGCTGCTTTCCTCCCGGAATTCCGCCATCCAGCGCGCCGACGAGGCACGGGCCGAGTCGAAGAAGGTCGCCGCCTCGGTCGGACAGGCCGCCAAGCGCGGCGAGGACATCACCGAGCTGCGGGAACACGCCAAGGGCCTCAAGGGCAGCATCGCCGAGTCGGAGGAGGAGCACCAACGCCTCGACGCGGAGCTGACGGAGCTGCTGCTCGGCATCCCCAACCTGCCGGACGATCGACTGCCCGACGGCGCCACCGACGAGTTCGCCGAAGAGGTCAATGTCTGGGGTGAGCGGCCCCGGTTCGATTTCGAACCCGCCGATCACGTCGACATCGGCGAGCGGCTTGGAATCTTCGACTTCCCCAGGGCCACCAAGATCGCGGGACCGAGGTTCGCCGTCCTCAAGGGAGCGGGCGCACGGTTGGAGCGGGCCTTGGCGAGCTTCTTCCTCGCTCTGCACACCGAGGAACACGGCTACACCGAGTTCGGTCTGCCCGCGATGGCCAATCGCGCCGCGCTCACCGGGTCCGGACAGCTGCCCAAATTCGAGGAGGACCTCTTCCGCACGGGTGTCGCCGACCGGGAGCTGTTCCTGGTGCCGACCGCAGAGGTCCCGCTGCTCAACCTGCACGCGGACGAGATCCTCGCCTCCGAGGAGCTTCCGTTGGCCTACACGGCTCAGACGCCGTGTTTCCGGTCCGAGGCCGGTTCCTACGGGCGTGACACCCGGGGTCTGATCCGCATGCACCAGTTCTCCAAGGTCGAACTGGTCCGGTTCTGCGATCCCGCCGAGTCCGATGCCCAACTGCGGTTGATGCTCGGACACGCCGAGGAGTGCCTGCGCAGGCTCGGCTTGGCCTACCGGGTGGTGACGCTGCCTGCGGGCGACATCGGTTTCTCGGCCCAGTACACCTACGACATCGAGGTGTGGCTGCCCAGCCAGCAGCGGTATCGGGAGATCTCCAGCGTCTCGGACTGCGGTGTCTTCCAGTCGCGCCGCGCGGGCATCCGTACTAGGACCAAGGACGGCAAGCGTGGCTTCGCCGCGACGTTGAACGGCTCCGGTCTGGCCGTGGGCCGCACGATCGTGGCGATCCTGGAGCAGAACCAGCAGGCCGACGGCTCGGTGCGTATCCCGGAGGCGTTGGTGCCCTACATCGGTACGGACGTCATCCGCCCCTAA
- the egtA gene encoding ergothioneine biosynthesis glutamate--cysteine ligase EgtA has translation MTLSHRPSEESIDTARIRSRVEAEAYVASVCFKHGPPTLAGVELEWTVHHRADPRRPLDADTLASALGAHAPTMLVPDSPHLPLPSGSMITVEPGGQVEISCLPQHGIRRLVEVVDEDRALLTELLGAHDLRLGTRGIDPWRPANRLLHTPRYDAMERAFDRIGPGGKTMMCSTAGLQVCLDAGEIDEAPLRWSTLHALGPILIATFANSRQAAGAPSGWASARMRSLFATDPVRVRPGRCDPDPAGQWARRVLDTPTICVRRPGQCWDVDLPMRFADWIEGSLSPPPGIDDLDYHLTTLFPPVRPRGYLEVRYLDAQPGADWAVPALVLIALFAQPATVARAAELSRPAAHRWITSARDGLADPVLAAAAPKVIDLACAALCGLDLPADLLARVVETAQRRAAGVTADLGEDGI, from the coding sequence ATGACGCTGTCCCACCGGCCGTCGGAGGAGAGCATCGACACCGCCCGGATCCGGAGTCGGGTGGAGGCCGAAGCCTACGTCGCCTCGGTGTGCTTCAAACACGGACCGCCCACCTTGGCCGGTGTCGAACTCGAATGGACCGTGCACCATCGCGCAGACCCCCGACGGCCGCTCGACGCCGATACGCTGGCCTCGGCTCTGGGTGCCCATGCGCCCACCATGCTCGTCCCGGATAGTCCCCATCTCCCGCTGCCCAGCGGTTCGATGATCACCGTCGAACCGGGCGGCCAGGTCGAGATCTCCTGTCTTCCCCAACACGGCATCCGCCGTCTCGTCGAGGTCGTCGACGAGGACCGCGCGCTGTTGACCGAACTCCTCGGCGCACATGATCTGCGGCTGGGTACGCGCGGCATCGATCCGTGGCGGCCCGCCAATCGACTGCTGCACACCCCGCGCTACGACGCCATGGAACGGGCCTTCGACCGGATCGGCCCCGGTGGCAAGACGATGATGTGCAGCACGGCCGGTCTGCAGGTATGCCTGGACGCGGGCGAGATCGATGAGGCCCCGCTGCGTTGGTCCACCCTGCACGCGCTCGGGCCGATCCTCATCGCGACCTTCGCCAACTCGCGACAGGCGGCGGGCGCGCCGAGTGGGTGGGCATCGGCCCGGATGAGGTCGCTGTTCGCCACCGATCCCGTCCGAGTGCGCCCCGGCCGTTGCGACCCGGACCCCGCCGGACAGTGGGCACGGCGGGTCCTGGACACCCCGACGATCTGTGTGCGCCGACCCGGGCAGTGCTGGGACGTCGACCTCCCGATGCGCTTCGCGGACTGGATCGAGGGATCCCTCTCACCACCGCCCGGCATCGACGATCTCGACTATCACCTCACGACGCTGTTTCCGCCGGTGCGGCCGCGCGGCTACCTCGAGGTCCGCTACCTCGACGCACAGCCGGGGGCGGATTGGGCGGTGCCCGCCCTGGTGCTGATCGCTCTGTTCGCGCAGCCCGCGACGGTGGCGCGGGCCGCCGAGCTGTCGAGGCCCGCAGCACACCGCTGGATCACCTCGGCCAGGGACGGACTGGCCGATCCGGTATTGGCGGCAGCGGCGCCCAAGGTGATCGACCTGGCCTGCGCCGCACTGTGCGGGCTGGACCTACCCGCCGACCTGCTCGCCAGGGTGGTCGAGACGGCGCAACGACGTGCGGCGGGAGTGACGGCCGACCTCGGAGAGGACGGGATATGA
- a CDS encoding hemolysin family protein, whose protein sequence is MNEILITILLLSLVVVLTAGTFICVAAEFALTSLERSTIDSHVAEVGDKRAKMVLHAHRTLSFQLSGAQLGITVTTVTTGFLAQPAIGELISPALSGLGLSASTAAGVSVGLALVIATSLSMLFGELVPKNLAIARPLETARAVTGIYSRFTRMFRWLINVANNGANAMVRKLGVEPADELRSARSPEELGSMVRNSAEQGTMDAGTASLLDRSLRFGDRTAGELMTPRVRVAALTADSTAVDLLEIAHRTGFSRFPVHGGDLDDVRGVVHVKQAFTLPTAERAATRVATLARPVPSVPDSLEGDALLDRLRGSGLQLALVVDEYGGTAGLVSFEDVIEEIIGDVRDEHDRREISPIRPLGEGTWVASGLLRDDELAEATGLQIPEGDYDTLAGFVLDRLGRIPDVADEVRLDGWLLTVLRMDRRRIAELRVAQVTEASGNGAHPDATSGDGGSATPEQSSANTVTSNGVSHTVMPSKAEEGLR, encoded by the coding sequence GTGAACGAGATCCTGATCACCATCCTACTGTTGTCACTGGTCGTTGTACTCACCGCAGGAACCTTCATCTGCGTCGCGGCCGAGTTCGCACTCACCTCGCTGGAGCGGAGCACCATCGACTCGCACGTCGCCGAAGTAGGCGACAAACGGGCGAAGATGGTCCTCCATGCTCATCGGACGCTGTCTTTCCAGCTCTCCGGCGCGCAACTCGGCATCACCGTCACCACCGTCACCACCGGCTTCCTCGCCCAACCCGCCATCGGCGAGCTCATCAGCCCTGCGCTGAGCGGGCTCGGTCTCTCCGCGTCCACGGCGGCGGGCGTGTCGGTCGGACTGGCGTTGGTGATCGCCACCTCGCTGTCGATGCTGTTCGGCGAGCTGGTCCCCAAGAACCTGGCCATCGCCAGGCCGCTGGAGACCGCTCGCGCCGTGACCGGCATCTATTCTCGGTTCACCCGGATGTTCCGTTGGCTGATCAACGTGGCCAACAACGGGGCGAACGCCATGGTGCGGAAGCTGGGAGTGGAACCGGCCGACGAGCTGCGGTCCGCACGATCCCCGGAGGAACTGGGCTCCATGGTCCGCAACAGCGCGGAACAGGGGACGATGGATGCGGGAACCGCAAGCCTGCTGGATCGCTCGCTGCGGTTCGGCGACCGGACGGCGGGCGAGCTGATGACGCCCCGGGTCCGCGTCGCCGCACTGACCGCGGACTCCACGGCGGTCGATCTACTCGAGATCGCCCACCGCACCGGTTTCTCCCGGTTCCCGGTCCACGGCGGCGACCTCGACGACGTACGCGGTGTCGTGCACGTCAAGCAGGCCTTCACGCTGCCGACGGCCGAGCGGGCGGCCACCCGGGTCGCCACGCTGGCCAGGCCGGTGCCGAGCGTGCCGGACTCGCTGGAGGGCGATGCCCTGCTCGACCGGCTGCGCGGCTCCGGACTCCAGCTCGCGCTGGTCGTCGACGAGTACGGCGGCACGGCGGGGCTGGTCAGTTTCGAGGACGTCATCGAGGAGATCATCGGCGACGTGCGAGACGAGCACGATCGGCGTGAGATCTCACCGATCCGCCCGCTCGGCGAGGGCACCTGGGTGGCCTCCGGGCTGCTCCGGGACGACGAGCTCGCGGAGGCGACCGGGTTGCAGATCCCCGAGGGGGACTACGACACGCTCGCAGGCTTCGTCCTCGATCGACTCGGTCGGATTCCCGACGTCGCCGACGAGGTACGGCTCGATGGCTGGCTGCTCACGGTCCTGCGGATGGATCGCAGGCGCATCGCCGAACTCCGCGTGGCACAGGTCACCGAGGCCTCCGGCAACGGTGCACATCCGGATGCGACCTCGGGTGACGGTGGATCGGCCACGCCCGAGCAGAGCTCGGCGAACACGGTGACCAGCAACGGTGTGTCGCACACCGTGATGCCGAGCAAGGCAGAGGAGGGCCTGCGATGA
- a CDS encoding substrate-binding domain-containing protein: protein MVVAVLLISTLGYVGWSSLSAMVAQRADAEAASCPAGDQTLRIAVEDAMAEPLIDSAQAWSAERPVIQDACIRVEVVAHDSSEVLAGLTGEWNEGELGPRPNAWVPDSLRWVQQLTEQQGDLIGSQPQILATSPVLLAMTEPAADAVRMHGGMSWTDLASLVEDPQGWSRFEEPAWGQFRLVLPDPATNPTTGLALQGLLAGENGTGPLTSEALAEESTQDALRQLWQNEPLEVPASTHDALVELGAATEPGIEGFHATPVSEVDLYRRNLGLDGERAPGTPIAGFMPGGANPSVEYPLVAINGGADDSTLSRATQQFGEFLRHRDQQRGMAEAGFRVTAVMYYPNPAPGVRWSTPDANLTAADGATTQELIDSWHGQAAS, encoded by the coding sequence GTGGTCGTCGCGGTTCTACTGATCTCGACGCTCGGGTACGTCGGCTGGTCGTCCCTCTCCGCAATGGTCGCGCAGCGTGCCGACGCCGAGGCGGCGAGCTGTCCGGCAGGCGATCAGACACTGCGCATCGCCGTCGAGGACGCGATGGCCGAGCCACTGATCGACTCCGCCCAGGCGTGGAGCGCCGAGCGCCCGGTGATCCAGGACGCCTGCATCCGGGTCGAGGTGGTCGCGCACGACTCCAGTGAGGTCCTCGCGGGTCTGACCGGCGAATGGAACGAGGGCGAACTCGGGCCGAGGCCGAACGCCTGGGTCCCCGACTCGCTGCGCTGGGTGCAGCAGCTCACCGAACAACAGGGCGACCTGATCGGTTCGCAGCCGCAGATCCTGGCCACCAGCCCGGTGCTTCTCGCGATGACCGAACCCGCAGCCGACGCCGTGCGGATGCACGGCGGGATGAGCTGGACCGACCTCGCCTCGCTGGTCGAGGACCCCCAGGGCTGGAGCCGGTTCGAGGAACCGGCCTGGGGACAGTTCCGGTTGGTGCTCCCCGATCCCGCGACCAACCCGACCACCGGCTTGGCACTCCAGGGTCTGCTCGCGGGCGAGAATGGCACGGGACCGTTGACCTCGGAGGCGCTCGCGGAGGAGTCCACGCAGGATGCGCTGCGGCAACTGTGGCAGAACGAGCCGCTGGAGGTGCCCGCCAGCACGCACGATGCGCTCGTCGAACTCGGCGCGGCCACCGAGCCGGGCATCGAGGGTTTCCACGCCACCCCGGTGAGCGAGGTGGATCTCTACCGGCGCAACCTGGGACTCGATGGCGAGCGGGCACCCGGCACCCCCATCGCGGGTTTCATGCCCGGCGGTGCCAACCCGAGCGTCGAGTACCCGTTGGTCGCGATCAACGGCGGCGCGGACGACAGCACCCTGAGCCGGGCTACCCAGCAGTTCGGCGAGTTCCTCCGGCATCGCGATCAACAACGCGGGATGGCCGAGGCAGGCTTCCGGGTGACCGCGGTGATGTACTACCCCAACCCCGCCCCCGGGGTGCGATGGAGCACGCCCGACGCGAACCTCACCGCGGCCGATGGCGCGACGACCCAGGAGTTGATCGATTCCTGGCACGGTCAGGCCGCGAGCTGA
- the egtB gene encoding ergothioneine biosynthesis protein EgtB, which produces MTTEPAIGGEETLRTAIAAELGRARHRSIALTESVDDSDLTRQHSPLMSPLVWDYAHIGNQEELWLVRDVGGLVPLRSDIDELYDAFQHARADRPALPLLSPDEARAYVRGVREKALDVLDRTRFRGRRLVAGGFAFHMIAQHEQQHAETMLATHQLRMGEPVLHAPAPPSASALPETTEVLIPGGPFTMGTDTDPWALDNERPAHTVFVAPFLLDTTPVTNAAYAEFIEAGGYRRREWWTETGWAHRSRAELRAPLFWESDSDGSWWRRRFGVVEPVPADEPVVHVCAHEAEAYARWRGRRLPTEAEWEKAARHDPIDGRSRRYPWGAAEPTAEHANLGQRHLRPAPVGAYPRGATPAGVHQLVGDVWEWTSSVFRGYPDFAAFPYREYSEVFLDSGYRVLRGGSFGTDTSMGRATFRNWDHPIRRQIFAGFRCARDVSPGEWA; this is translated from the coding sequence ATGACGACGGAACCGGCCATCGGCGGTGAGGAGACACTGCGCACGGCGATCGCCGCCGAGCTCGGCAGGGCCCGCCACCGCAGCATCGCGCTCACCGAGAGCGTCGACGACTCGGACCTGACCAGGCAGCACTCGCCGTTGATGTCTCCACTGGTCTGGGACTACGCGCACATCGGCAATCAGGAGGAGCTGTGGCTCGTCCGGGATGTGGGCGGTCTCGTGCCGCTGCGCAGCGACATCGACGAGCTCTACGACGCCTTCCAGCATGCGCGCGCGGATCGACCCGCGTTGCCGCTGTTGAGCCCGGACGAGGCGCGGGCCTACGTGCGCGGAGTTCGGGAGAAGGCACTGGACGTTCTGGACCGGACTCGCTTTCGCGGGCGCAGGCTCGTGGCGGGAGGCTTCGCCTTCCACATGATCGCCCAACACGAGCAGCAGCACGCCGAGACGATGCTGGCCACGCACCAACTCCGGATGGGGGAGCCTGTCCTGCACGCGCCCGCGCCACCGTCGGCGAGCGCCCTTCCCGAGACCACCGAGGTCCTGATCCCGGGCGGCCCCTTCACGATGGGCACCGACACCGATCCATGGGCCCTGGACAACGAGCGTCCCGCGCACACCGTGTTCGTCGCGCCGTTCCTGCTGGACACGACCCCGGTGACCAATGCGGCCTACGCGGAGTTCATCGAGGCCGGGGGCTACCGGCGGCGCGAGTGGTGGACCGAGACGGGCTGGGCACACCGTTCCCGCGCCGAACTGCGCGCGCCGTTGTTCTGGGAGAGCGATTCGGACGGTTCCTGGTGGCGGCGACGGTTCGGGGTCGTCGAGCCGGTTCCCGCCGACGAACCCGTCGTGCACGTCTGCGCGCACGAGGCCGAGGCCTATGCCCGCTGGCGTGGCAGACGACTGCCCACCGAGGCGGAGTGGGAGAAGGCGGCGCGACACGATCCGATCGACGGGCGCTCGCGGCGCTATCCCTGGGGCGCTGCGGAACCGACCGCCGAACACGCGAATCTGGGCCAACGGCACCTGCGACCCGCCCCGGTCGGCGCCTACCCGCGCGGCGCGACGCCCGCCGGGGTGCATCAGCTGGTCGGCGATGTCTGGGAATGGACGTCGTCGGTCTTCCGGGGCTATCCCGATTTCGCGGCCTTCCCCTACCGGGAGTACTCCGAGGTCTTCCTCGACAGCGGTTATCGCGTATTGCGTGGTGGGTCCTTCGGCACCGATACCTCGATGGGGCGCGCCACGTTCCGCAACTGGGACCACCCGATTCGTCGGCAGATCTTCGCCGGATTCCGCTGCGCCCGAGACGTCTCGCCCGGGGAGTGGGCCTAG